aatattacagattaGGTAGTATGTACATCAAAACAAATACCTTCGGCTATATGCTGAATTTTCACTGCCCAAATAGacgtgcagttttttttttaggttgcTTATAACCGTAGATAGGAGGACCGTCTCGGTTTCACTTCCAAAGTTCATTACGACCAGATACGTTTCGTGGCCGGGTAACGAtctaaaaaaaccaataaagtTTGACAGTTTGAGAATAGTTAAAATTACTCAGATgggattattttatttgacactGATAACCTTTTGATTATGTAAATCGAAtcagttatattatacgattgaaGATCGCCATATTTCAAAGTATCAGTTCTTCGAAGTtgagacatttttttgtaaaaattgtaattgctggtagatatttttttctgttcttCGAcgttaattttgtaataatttggaTTTATAGGCAACCACGACCTTTTTGCTTCAGTAAATCCTTAGAGACATTCAACAAATtacgtgttattataaaatgaattcaCATGTCTTATAAACTAAGATCAAACATTattgaatgaatttttaaaaaaaagtgtagttattattgcattttaatttaacttttcgttttaagttttaaacgtGATTTTATCTACttccatttaatattacaaaaccattattataacttttacaaCAAATTAATGAGCCATAATTCAAATGTCAGAGTttataatgttttcataaaTACTATAGGTAGAACAACACTTAattcagataatatttttatatttttgtaatatctaTTGGTTTGATTATCGTTAGTTATTAtcgataattttcaattttgtataactGTTTGTAGTtgttagcattttttttttttttttataaataatgtaacaataattattcgaaATGTCTGTAATTTAAAAGAcgtatttgattaaatatttttcgtaacgtaattaattataatacatattataatttatattatgtaaatcgagTAGCTATATTATTGACCGATTTGTTACCGCGGTTACCTTATTATTTCCCATCGTATTCCTATACGTCCCTATATAGGAATCATAATACGAGGTTTcctgtatttgattatttttttaatatattattagatttaacgAACTTTTGTACAATGCCAATCGTTATGGCTATTGTTTACGCACCTGCATTGGATCTACCATTCCATTGCATAGGACTCCTTGCAAAATCTCTGCTTTCTATATTCCTTTGACCACCCGAATCATATGAATCTTGAATTTGGTTAGGTCTCACATATACATTTTCCATGCCTATTTCACTCCCATAATATGTCACATCAATGCCGGGAAGTGACATTTTTAGTGCAGTAAATACTTGAACCATTTCCGAGCCGTACTTTGATGATATCCTATCAGTGTCAAGGGTTTCCatctaaaaaattttattgagaataaaaaaattgaataatcgtTGAACctgttttataatgatttttactgTTCACATCTAATACAGATactaacgaaaataatattaaaaccaaaatatttaatcaaagtCTTTTAGCGGCCTATTCCATACTAGATttctttaaatcaataaatataaaaagttcttACCACCCAGTTTGGTGTGTTATTCGCCGGTATCACTTCAAACCAGAATTTAATTGCTCTATCCACTGAATTTAATAAATCGTTTTTGCGTACTTGAATcagtaaatgataattaaatggGATTTGAGCGCCAAGATTATTTTCATCTCCGAAATAATATCTCAACGAAAATACACAGACATGGTGATGTGCTTCTGCAGCTAAAAGCCTGTACATagtatacaagtaggtataatgtaacaaaaaataaatattaattcattggattatttttatgcacctaaaatttaaacattcgtATCTACTTATGATAACATTGatacatacatttgttttattatttactaagggtttttatactaataactgtagcattaaattatttatataatattacatttataacttatgtaataatttacctaGGAAATGTATTCTTCCTTTTCGAATAATCGTCCATGAATTTTCTCCATTCAATAACCGTATCGATAACTCCAGGCTGATCGTGTGTGTATATGTGAtccaaagaataataaataggcCAATTTTCTCGGCCAACTGATTTTGGTTCATCTCGAAAATCTTTGTCCTCGTATAATCTACCGACAGCGTTAAATCGGAAACCAGCTACGCCTTTGTCCATCCAAAATTccataatattctttaaattgaTACAAATAAGAATAAGATAACCtacagattaaaataattaaatcgaaCACTTACCAATATTTCTTTATGTACTTCAGGATTCCTAAAGTTTAAATCCGGCTGTTTATCACTAAATTGATGCAAATAGAATTGTTTTCGTTCAGTGTTCCATGTCCACGCGGAGCCTCCATATTTgcttaactattattattatattacataggttaAAACTTAGGAATATAGGtaaactgatttttttaaagtattatagcttattagtacctactaataaatcattgtatacaatttttttttaaattataaaataattttaatcacaaataaccattatttagaaaactattaactttttttttcaatttaagacTGCTCGTGCAtcagtttcaatattttatgttatctaCCCTTATTAGTAGGAAAATTACTTCCTACcgtaattgtattttacaattgGACAATAGGTAgtcttatacttattattaattgcattaaacttgaaacagaatatttttttaaaactgtcaATGAAAATTttaggtaaatttaatattattggaagCATTCATGATTATGATAAATCGAATGTCCTGTGAAATGTTTAGTCCACTTTTCCACTcgttaagtatatataaattaattatttgaattagttTTGGTTTATATACCATCTATTTTACCCAACTAAATGgccattataataaacaaatcttTATTTACCCAATTATTTGGAGGTTTTGGTGTGACGGTTAAATTACTGAGCTGGTCGTGATTTGCGGCATTACgccatacataatattcatcatATTTGTCTTCTTTTTTAATCGACTGTAAAAACCATTCACACTGACTACTCGAATGATTCGGCACTAAatctattataagttttaaacctaaaaataaaaatagttatttccgTTACGATATTAAGTTTCTATTCAGTATTTCTatattgaaataggtacctacctcgcTTGTTCATTTCCGATATTAATTCTTCGAAATCTGTCATACTACCAAATATAGGATCAATCATCGTATAGTTTTCTACATCATATCCCATGTCGTACATGGGTGATTTAAATATTGGATTTATCCACACAATTTCTATACCAAGATCGACAAAGTGATCCAGTTCTTCAGTAATACCTTAAtaacgtatttaatattacgataatgtttagtcattttgatattttaaaacgttcgataatacctatattaataacaataagcaATGGTGCATACCTTTTAAATCACCAATTCCGTCATTGTCGCTGTCTTTGAATGATCTTGGATatacttgatatattattgtgtttgacCACCAATCGTCTTTCGACTCTGTTACTGGAAAAATGATTTCTTCTTCTCCATAGGTGACGGACGTTAACGCCACGGAGAATATTAACCAGcaagaatataattttgtcaTTCTGTGTAACATCGATCTAAAACAATAAAGACCCTTACGATATTGGATCATTTTTCAACTCCACAATCCacacaaatgtatataaattatatatttttttaattattacagttattgGAAATGGttcgtaaaattgtttttattaagagTTGTCTGAGACcagaaaactatttaatttttggataaatgattttattatattatcaataatttatgtaagGTGTGTTTGAATCTGGATTGGGTAACACCTTCAATAATGTATCACGAATTGTAAAATTAACACTATTACATACTTACgtctttattgtatattttcgcatgaatattgcaattatttttttatttataaataaatgtgtgtaaaatatttaaaatcgaattacttatagttatgacttatgagtataaaatattataaattacagcatactttttattacaacagtttttaagttaaattaaaataaaacttggataataattatacatcaacattttaaaattgtaaattaaattttacaatttctcatttatgaacaaaaacaattataaaatattaaattgtgttttctCAAAAGTTTCAAGATTCTgtgatcataaattatttaactagaACAGGTATACAGAAATTAATACACCCACAATGACttgtgttttataaatttaattatttttttgctttcCTATGTCTTAACTGACATacggataatatttttagttaatcaTTAACATAACagttaatcaaattaaaattattaaacattacctatcatattgttaaataaattataaggaaaaaactaataatatatatataatgcttctttaatttttacaatttattttttttatataaaagttcaatgaaactaggtatataaatcaattttgacaagaaatattgtatagttcATAAATTAGATTCCATAACTACCGCAATAAATTCTTGTTTCGGGCACTGAAATAAGAAACAGTGAAACACCAATAGTAAATAGACATagaacttaaaaaatatgattaataattatgtacgcACCTACTCATAGTTATTACTTGTTactttaccaattttttttttaaaacgtattactTTATCTTTGTatcatcttaatataatatattagtgaagcaagcttttatttgtttgaaattatcCAATGTGGAATAAAATTGGAATTTGGTATTAATTGAAGTACTTACAAAGAATTGAATATGtcctaaaaattatcaaaaagtaCTAgtcgataattattttaatttcggcCAAAGACcgaagtaaattaataaaacaacttagtatgatgcattaatattatgttcaagaaattaaaatatactaaatacaaaatgaaaaataacacttatattagaaatattcattatttatatgaaaatgaaattagTGATAAGACgagtatgaaattttaaaatataattcctaAAATCAATAACCGATATGAAGTAgctactatcataataataattattaaatatctataagacTATAACGAATATGTGatatgttgtatttatttaatcgtGTTAGTGTACAAATAggcatacaataattttataagtgaacaaaataattgataaaattgcaTTGTCtgtatgttacctatatatagtacctacctttcAGTCAGGCAACTCGTCGAGAGAGAAGAGGGTTTTCAACCTATAaagccattataataatagcgaCAGTGTAACTTAttctatagttaaaatatactatacaacaaTACATGTatagatacaaaaatatttaaatatatattataattatacagtaaaccctaatattattatatttatttgcaaagttttatgaaaatctgtggatatattgtaattaccagacatattactaaatatttttttctagttttatttcataatattgtatgaacattgggtataatatatgataatagtgGACAATACAAGTCATTTTAcgttaaattttgtatatttagtgaatttttgattatttattttactttatgtaaAGGGATTTTACTTATACATAAActgattgtttttaatttttatctatgaTGCATCCGTTATATGAAAATTACGatgaaaattcaatttatgGCAACTCTGAAGCCACAAGTGTTATGTCACGGCAAAAACaaatctagataaaaatttcagtggtaaaattttcaaataacttgattatagtttattacaCTTGAAATAAAATTCAGATATTAATAGATTacctattatatgcatatacacTTACgacattgattatattttttataaaactaccctataataatatgtattatgtaaaataaaaatataaagactaAAAACGTGACTAACGTTTTGTTATACGTGAAAACGTTAAGGTACTTGTAGAATTGTTTGCgtttgaaattacatttttaatgttaatataacgTTCAGTATGTTCATCGATTattagaatgaaaaaaaaacctttacaTTATatgtgaaaattaattaaaaaattgtgtgtGAATAgatcattttcaataatttttctatagcCTTAATGAAAAACTAGGGATTtgtcatttgatttttttcaaatgttttatatcACAGCACATATGCACTAGCCCAATACCTGATCTCAACTATATCATGTCCtggtttgtatttattattatataataaatcataatccagaaaaacacaatattatatttgaatatattaatttaaatgtcctTCCGCTAATTCAAAACCGAGAAAACAGTGTACGATTGCATTACTTAATGTTTAAACAGGTAGAGTgggaagataatattatacaatatgtaatttttatctgtattttaaataatttgtctacTTCACATTcgtgttcaaataataattattttagttatctgttatttttttcagcaatattatttacaaatgattGTTTTTGACATTTTACTAGCTTCGCTTTATTTCTGAAAGTGCTCTCCTAATCCAAGAttccaataatttatgatattgtttgCTTGTCGTTGTAGATAAAGTTGTGTACATTTCAATCATCAAATAACCATATTAGATACAGGGTGTTTCTGCAACGAAATTtgccattaaaataaaataaatatagacagtattggtacctacttatttaatacttacaagttacaacttatactaattaattacacaGTAATGATCGTTCGTACCTGCTAATACCTGCagtcaataatatgttatgttacgTCTGTCAATGGGGGGAGTTCTTATATTTAtagggacatttttttttttgattatctaTGATTGATCCCTCCGAAAAGTTTTCAATacgtatataaacaaattatgcaGAATTTGAGCACAATACGTTAAGATTAACCAGTGCCCTAAAGCCTCTAaagttagtaattatttaaaaatacttaatagtaaaaCCAGTGGTTATATTCACCAGCAGGTACTATcgagtatatattgtataattcaaCGACgggtcaaataatttttataactataattacacCCATTATGGATTCAAACTTGGTTGCGAATACCATGCTAGATTTATCATTTCGCACGAAGACTGTAGAGAAACCTAaggaataaacatattttaattgcagTCATTActtaaagaaaaacatttagaaatcgtttttttttttcaatagaatTGCATTTTGTCAACGAAAATCtcatttttttggttatttgaccgaccgtgtatatattatattctaattgttacatttattgtaaaaacatcttgtacctatacacataatattatatatcatgtttTTATGCTGTATTTCAATCGATGCgctattgttaactattaagttTAACTCTGAtgctacttaaaaaaataacatttaagtGTTATCGTGTATATGTATACAGGcgggtatattttttaatcggtTCTGAGACAACAATTGTTTGTACAAATTTGATTAGTGTACAAGCATACGATATAcatgtgtaggtacatataaattctCGACAATGTTTGTTTTTCCTTCAACGCGCAAACATCGACTATCTAACATATCCGATT
This is a stretch of genomic DNA from Acyrthosiphon pisum isolate AL4f chromosome A3, pea_aphid_22Mar2018_4r6ur, whole genome shotgun sequence. It encodes these proteins:
- the LOC100166916 gene encoding maltase A2 isoform X2, with amino-acid sequence MLHRMTKLYSCWLIFSVALTSVTYGEEEIIFPVTESKDDWWSNTIIYQVYPRSFKDSDNDGIGDLKGITEELDHFVDLGIEIVWINPIFKSPMYDMGYDVENYTMIDPIFGSMTDFEELISEMNKRGLKLIIDLVPNHSSSQCEWFLQSIKKEDKYDEYYVWRNAANHDQLSNLTVTPKPPNNWLSKYGGSAWTWNTERKQFYLHQFSDKQPDLNFRNPEVHKEILNIMEFWMDKGVAGFRFNAVGRLYEDKDFRDEPKSVGRENWPIYYSLDHIYTHDQPGVIDTVIEWRKFMDDYSKRKNTFPRLLAAEAHHHVCVFSLRYYFGDENNLGAQIPFNYHLLIQVRKNDLLNSVDRAIKFWFEVIPANNTPNWVMETLDTDRISSKYGSEMVQVFTALKMSLPGIDVTYYGSEIGMENVYVRPNQIQDSYDSGGQRNIESRDFARSPMQWNGRSNAGFTEAKRSWLPINPNYYKINVEEQKKISTSNYNFYKKMSQLRRTDTLKYGDLQSYNITDSIYIIKRSLPGHETYLVVMNFGSETETVLLSTVISNLKKKLHVYLGSENSAYSRSDTVSTISIVDKPLHLRPQSVVVLTDNLINVDEFKNNAFSYRQYNSSYISLLCVLLLIGYYVGLCN
- the LOC100166916 gene encoding maltase A2 isoform X1, whose protein sequence is MSRSMLHRMTKLYSCWLIFSVALTSVTYGEEEIIFPVTESKDDWWSNTIIYQVYPRSFKDSDNDGIGDLKGITEELDHFVDLGIEIVWINPIFKSPMYDMGYDVENYTMIDPIFGSMTDFEELISEMNKRGLKLIIDLVPNHSSSQCEWFLQSIKKEDKYDEYYVWRNAANHDQLSNLTVTPKPPNNWLSKYGGSAWTWNTERKQFYLHQFSDKQPDLNFRNPEVHKEILNIMEFWMDKGVAGFRFNAVGRLYEDKDFRDEPKSVGRENWPIYYSLDHIYTHDQPGVIDTVIEWRKFMDDYSKRKNTFPRLLAAEAHHHVCVFSLRYYFGDENNLGAQIPFNYHLLIQVRKNDLLNSVDRAIKFWFEVIPANNTPNWVMETLDTDRISSKYGSEMVQVFTALKMSLPGIDVTYYGSEIGMENVYVRPNQIQDSYDSGGQRNIESRDFARSPMQWNGRSNAGFTEAKRSWLPINPNYYKINVEEQKKISTSNYNFYKKMSQLRRTDTLKYGDLQSYNITDSIYIIKRSLPGHETYLVVMNFGSETETVLLSTVISNLKKKLHVYLGSENSAYSRSDTVSTISIVDKPLHLRPQSVVVLTDNLINVDEFKNNAFSYRQYNSSYISLLCVLLLIGYYVGLCN